A single region of the Labrus bergylta chromosome 10, fLabBer1.1, whole genome shotgun sequence genome encodes:
- the LOC109994673 gene encoding exportin-5 — MADPVAATCEQLVKAVNAMMDAETSQIYRLEALKFCEEFKETSSYCVTCGLRLADKAQPAVVRHFGLQILEHVIKFRWNDMPQQEKVQLKECAMQLLANGTHSILEEVSHIKDVLSRIIVEMIKREWPQHWPDMLKEMEALTSQGEAQTELVMLILLRLAEDVITFQTLPTQRRRDIQQTLTQNMESMFRFMMAILQVNVEDYRKLKGLPGHELKARAHCRVAVATLNTLAGYIDWVSLVHITYGNCHLLEMLCLLLGEPELQLEAAECLLIAISRKGKLEDRKPFMLLYDDVAIHYILSAAQSADGLAICKKSPEPQAVEVVERSYNFLKRLCQVLCALGGQLCSLVGSDVEVEAPANLSKYLEALLAFTKHSSQFLKSSTLATWAALFRHETLSKDAVVMEMAIKYLRASVTNLVKAGFPSRDDNPSCVYSRVDFDSDEDFNSFFNSFRAQQGEVVRSACRIVPLEAFQIAAEWLQYQITSPIDTGDTTSKSAEGLCSLLSPSVVQWDAMTVFMECMVTQIFRNMEEEKLPIDQGMELLQAVLNYDTKDPLIFSCVLSNISALFPFVTRRPQFLPQVLYKLFKAITFEISQDNKVPRTRAVKNVRRHACSSIIKMCRDYPHIILPCFEMFYNHVKKMFSGDSGMTHLEKCSLMEALVHISNQFKDFAKQKAFLDELMASVVADWTSDEMKRVLWDPAMFLSFIGADQVVPDLSTDPDPAGLNRGRISFCLYAMLAVVKKSRWPADVEEAKAGGFVVGYTPTGAPIYRNPCTDQFLILLPNLLALMRTHNSLFLPENMARLSETFSRAHEVMDAEKNVVLGLSQPLLDIYDSPVYRTSLERMQGFVVTLYDNCFHVLGNAGPSLQQDFYTIEKLAEEITGSAFSSLDHVPDYRLRPMIRVFLRQLVLSCPQEHYNSLLCPLLGPLFAYMLQRLNSKWQVINQRTSNNGEEEEEEVLCHDSQVTEEMLEEQLVRLLTREVLDLLGVSCISRKVPEQAANKEEVDDEDMMMDQVQTASPAQHTEELTELGKCLMKHENIYMNLLTLSFTSLSWKDTTNCRRTASIICWTLLQQVVGGNLLPEAVTWFYTSVLRALQVHGQHEVCNLTLCQLAMLIYDNLRPRYTELRAVMAQIPNISVEALDLYDHRLMDPNAQKVGPKKRKDHFKKLIAGTVGKALCQQFRKEVHIRNLPSLFKKPKQEKDVTDTEAGGLEALFSPENNTL; from the exons ATGGCTGACCCGGTGGCTGCCACGTGTGAGCAGCTTGTCAAAGCTGTGAACGCGATGATGGACGCAGAAACGAGCCAGATTTACCGACTGGAGGCCCTAAAG tTCTGCGAAGAATTTAAAGAGACAAGCTCCTACTGCGTCACATGTGGCTTACGACTAGCCGACAAAGCACAGCCAGCTGTAGTGAGACACTTTGGTTTGCAAATCCTGGAGCACGTCATCAA gTTCAGATGGAACGACATGCCGCAACAAGAGAAAGTCCAGTTAAAGGAGTGTGCCATGCAGCTGTTAGCAAAT GGCACTCATTCTATCCTGGAGGAGGTGAGCCACATTAAAGATGTCCTGTCACGTATCATAGTGGAAATGATAAAGAGAGAATGGCCGCAGCACTGGCCAGATATGCTGAAAGAAATGGAGGCTCTCACTAGCCAAGGG GAAGCTCAGACAGAGCTGGTGATGTTGATCCTGTTGAGGCTGGCAGAGGACGTGATCACCTTCCAGACGCTGCCCACCCAGCGACGCAGAGACATCCAGCAGACCCTCACGCAAAACATGGAAAGCATGTTCAGGTTCATGATGGCCATTCTGCAAGTTAATGTGGAAGACTACCGCAAACTG AAAGGGCTGCCTGGGCATGAACTGAAG GCCAGAGCCCACTGCCGAGTCGCTGTGGCCACCCTGAATACACTTGCAGGCTACATAGACTGGGTGTCTCTGGTGCACATCACCTATGGAAACTGTCATCTGCTGGAGATGTTGTGTTTGCTGCTGGGTGAACcagagctgcagctggaggCAGCTGAGTGTCTGCTCATCGCTATCAGCAGGAAG GGCAAGCTGGAGGATAGAAAGCCGTTTATGCTGCTGTATGATGATGTGGCCATCCACTACATCCTTTCTGCAGCACA GTCAGCAGATGGACTGGCAATATGTAAGAAATCCCCTGAACCACA AGCTGTGGAGGTGGTGGAGCGGAGTTATAACTTCTTGAAGAGGCTATGTCAGGTCCTGTGTGCTCTGGGAGGCCAGCTCTGCTCATTAGTG GGTTCAGATGTGGAGGTGGAGGCGCCTGCTAATCTGAGCAAATACCTGGAGGCACTGTTAGCCTTTACCAAACATTCCAGTCAG TTCTTGAAGTCCTCCACTCTGGCCACTTGGGCAGCTCTGTTTAGACATGAGACTCTGTCTAAGGACGCGGTTGTTATGGAGATGGCGATCAAATACCTCAGAGCCTCTGTGACCAACCTGGTCAAG GCTGGTTTTCCATCAAGAGACGATAACCCGAGCTGCGTGTATTCCCGTGTGGACTTTGACAGCGATGAAGACTTCAATTCGTTCTTTAatt CTTTTCGAGCCCAGCAGGGAGAGGTGGTGAGGAGTGCGTGTCGCATTGTTCCTCTGGAGGCTTTCCAGATTGCAGCAGAATGGTTGCAGTATCAAATCACCAGCCCTATTGACACTGGGGATACCACAT CTAAGTCAGCTGAGGGCTTGTGCTCCCTCCTGTCTCCATCGGTGGTTCAGTGGGATGCAATGACTGTCTTCATGGAGTGTATGGTCACACAGATCTTCAgaaacatggaggaggag AAGCTGCCCATCGATCAGGGCatggagctgctgcaggctgTGCTGAACTACGACACCAAAGACCCGCTCATCTTCTCCTGTGTGCTCTCTAACATCTCAGCGCTCTTCCCATTTGTCACAAGAAGGCCTCAGTTCTTGCCACAGGTCCTCTACAAG CTGTTTAAAGCCATCACATTTGAGATCAGCCAAGACAATAAG GTACCACGGACCCGAGCTGTGAAGAACGTGAGGAGGCATGCGTGTTCTTCCATCATCAAAATGTGCCGGGATTACCCTCACATCATCTTG CCTTGTTTTGAGATGTTTTACAATCACGTGAAGAAAATGTTCTCCGGTGACTCGGGGATGACTCACTTGGAGAAGTGTTCGCTGATGGAAGCCCTGGTGCACATCAGTAACCAGTTCAAAGACTTTGCAAAGCAGAAGGCTTTTCTAGATGAGCTGATGGCCTCGGTGGTCGCAGACTGGACCTCAGATGAGATGAAGCG TGTGCTGTGGGACCCTGCCATGTTCCTGTCCTTTATTGGAGCTGATCAAGTGGTCCCTGATCTAAGTACAGATCCAGACCCAGCAGGCCTAAATAGAGGGCGG ATAAGCTTCTGCCTGTATGCCATGTTGGCCGTGGTGAAGAAGTCACGCTGGCCTGCAGACGTGGAAGAAGCCAAGGCTGGTGGCTTTGTTGTGGGCTACACCCCGACCGGAGCTCCCATCTACAGAAACCCCTGTACTGACCAGTTCCTGATCCTGCTGCCCAACCTGCTGGCTCTAATGAG GACTCACAACAGTCTCTTCCTGCCGGAGAACATGGCTCGTCTGAGTGAAACCTTCTCCAGGGCCCACGAGGTGATGGatgcagagaaaaatgttgTTCTCG GTCTCTCTCAGCCTCTCCTGGATATTTATGATTCTCCTGTGTACAGAACCAGCCTAGAGCGCATGCAGGGGTTTGTCGTCACACTGTATGACAACTG CTTCCACGTCCTGGGTAATGCAGGTCCGTCCCTGCAGCAGGACTTCTACACCATCGAGAAGTTGGCTGAAGAAATAACTGGCTCTGCTTTTTCTTCCCTGGATCATGTTCCTGACTACAGACTGCGCCCAATGATTC GTGTGTTTCTGAGGCAGCTGGTGCTGTCATGTCCCCAGGAGCACTACAACAGTCTACTCTGCCCCCTCCTGGGCCCTTTGTTCGCCTACATGCTGCAG AGACTCAACAGCAAATGGCAGGTCATCAACCAGAGGACCTCAAACAA tggtgaggaggaggaggaggaggttttgTGTCATGACAGCCAGGTGACGGAGGAGATGTTGGAGGAGCAGCTGGTGCGCCTGCTCACCAGGGAGGTGCTGGATCTACTCG GTGTAAGCTGTATTTCAAGGAAGGTACCTGAACAAGCTGCTAATAAGGAGGAAGTAGATG ATGAAGACATGATGATGGATCAAGTGCAGACGGCGTCTCCCGCTCAGCACACGGAGGAGCTGACGGAGCTGGGGAAGTGCCTGATGAAACACGAG AATATCTACATGAATCTGTTGACCCTGTCCTTCACCTCGCTGTCCTGGAAAGACACCACAAACTGTCGCCGCACTGCATCCATCATCTGCTGGACCCTCCTGCAACAG gtcGTAGGAGGCAATCTTCTTCCAGAGGCGGTCACGTGGTTCTACACCAGTGTCCTTCGAGCCCTTCAGGTTCACGGGCAGCACGAGGTCTGCAACTTGACTCTGTGTCAGCTGGCTATGCTCATCTATGACAACCTG CGGCCTCGCTACACGGAGCTGAGAGCGGTGATGGCCCAGATCCCGAACATCAGCGTGGAGGCTCTGGACCTGTACGATCACAGGCTCATGGATCCCAATGCCCAGAAGGTCGGACCCAAGAAGAGGAAAGACCACTTCAAGAAGCTCATCGCAGGAACTGTTGGG AAAGCTCTGTGCCAGCAGTTCAGGAAGGAGGTTCATATCCGGAACCTTCCATCGCTCTTTAAAAAGCCGAAGCAAGAAAAGGATGTAACAGACACTGAAGCAGGGGGCCTGGAAGCGCTCTTCTCCCCGGAGAATAACACCCTGTAG